The window GATAATTGTTGCTGGAAATGGTTGGGAAAATGGTGCCTGAAGGGGGAAGAAAAAGGAGACGATGGGAGATGAAattgaaattattattttttttttttttttaaatgagaaAATGGGTTATTATAAAAAATTTGTAAATTTATTGAATTAATTTAATctgtaataaatataaaaaaattttgCTAACACCTGACCGACCTATCTCCCACTCAGTTTTCCTAACTGACGAGGTCACCAACTAACCTAGGTCATCACTTCTAACAACCAAattaagggtgtgtttggatgaaactagccgGAGGACTGGAGATGGAGCTTATGGgctagagctggagcttatttttaaagttggtagctggagcttattttttataagtgttcggtaaactagctggagcttattttccagttcataaatctactttttttcataagctactagaagtagcttatttttctagagcttatgtttttcataagctctacttttttatgtctaccaaacaaaacttattacttggagcttattaaaatcataagttcaagctcccataagctcttgcgccacacacacacacttattggTGTTTTACTCCTTATTGCATAGATTTTGTCAAGGAGCAATAGATGGTATCCGGTTCAGATACTTGGAACCAAAATGCATAACAATGATCAATTTTTACAGAAAATATCaatagaaaaagatatctttcctcCAATTACTAATTGTCGTTCATCTTCTTATTTAATTGTTTTTATTGCATTTGTTTATAATCGTTGTGTTAAAAGTATGAACTGATCGCAAAGTGTTTGCTATCTGTAATAATCATACATAGGTAGCTTCAGTTGAAACATTGAATTAAGGGGTAATGTTGCATTATTTTCAAATTCTCAAAAGAGAACGTGTTGATCTTATTATGGTACGAATGGGTTACTCAACTTAACTAATGAAGAATAGTAATTGTAGTGACTACTACAGGCCAGTAGCTGCTATATCACTTCAATTTACATATTATGTATTGTTGTTTCTAGCTAATTACATCTTACTTTGTCGTTCGAAGTTATTCAATTGCCAAACACCTTTTTTTAAAGTAAATAGGAAAAGCTGATTACTGTAGAATCATTTTATTCTCTTAAATAAGTTAATTATTCTAAGGGTTTTGTATGCAGGTTGCAGCAGGTGCTGTCCTGGGAGTAATGATGGCGTTTCTCATGAAAATGTCTACTTAATGGTTCATTATCTGATCATGGCTTGAAGATTCTTTAGGAGACCCTAAAGATAATTTTATTTGGCAACTCGAAGATGGTCTCCTCCTCCCAGTATATTAAAACACGTCTGCTTAAGCTTTTCAAGACAATTAATGTCGTTTTTAACTGTGTATTGCCAACTATATATTCATGTACAAATTCTTTTTTTGTTTGTGTAAGCATAAGTTGATTGATAATGAGATGGTTTATGTATAATGATTCGACTAGTTGATAAGTTTTTGATTTTTATATTTCATTTTAGTTTTGAGatattaattaatagtattattgtaAGCTTACTTCTTTGTAGGGTTCTAGTAGATTTTGGTTCTCATCATCACACTATCACCATTAAAATTTGCATTATTCTTAATGTCTGATGTCCTTGAATGTTAAGACTTAAAACTAGATTTAAAAATTCAATTggttcatatatattcaaataaatcaaCAAAATCATAGAAAATAAGTGAAACTCGGTATGCTAATAACTGTATCATTTGACAGAGATCTGTATTTTTAGCAGCATTACCTTTTTAATAACATATAATCTTTTTATATAATCTTGACACAAATCCAAATGTAAGAACTTGAATTGAGAGGTCTTATTGGGCTTTAATTCAACTTAATAACATTTCAAGGCAATAGATGATTGGAATGCATTGACCTAAAGCATAATGCATGTGTATATAGGATGAACAGAGAATGATGTTGGCTGAGCTTTAAAGATGAGGTTTTGCTTATTTCCAATTATCACAACAATACCGCAACATCAGATCAATCAATTTCAATAACAAAGCATTACAGATAAATtagtttaataattaaatataCACGTGACTGATCGTGGTAATTGCCATTCACAAGGCGAAGACGTCAAATATATTCAAAAACAACCCACATCTAATCTAtctaataatctaataataataataaataaataataatactactgtAGAAATTTGAGCAGTTTCAGGTTACTAAACTTCACTCGAGTACATTCAGTTGACGAGCATATGATCAAATCCACCACCTCCTTGAAGACCAACCCGAGGTCCTTGAACATTAAGAACCAGCTGTTGAAGCCACCTCCTTGTCGTTGGATCCTCCTGATATACAACAAAACCCATATATTAATAGAGTAATATtaagaacaaatatatatataaaaataattatttatagagtAATCACATATAAAGGTAATCAAACTATATAATCTGATCACTATTTAAACTAGTCAACTCATGTTAGGCCAGAAATATCATCAACAGTTTAAGAAAAATCTCTTGATATTTGACCTAAAATAACCAGTTCTTATGTGTGATGAACGGAACGTACTGATTGGAATGCATAGACCTAAAGCATACTGCGTGTGTATATTGAGTTTTTATATCCTTAAAAACAGTCGGAGATCCAAAATAGAAACTGGACCAAAATTTCTATCCTTTTTAAGCAATCACCCTTTATtcaattagtatattttatgtatttaTACTTTACACAAATGCAGATTCAGATAAAGGGACAAAAAAGGCATTGGTTGGTCAACCCAATCCTGTTGACCACTTCTGAATTTACCCCAACCAAGCCATTTTTCCACCTCGAACTAATATGTGATGCTTACACGAAGGCAACTACTAAAAGTAGCATCTCGTAACATGTCTGGCAGACAACTCCTTAAAGCATCACAAGCCCTGTAATATTCAAACATTGAAAAGTTTATATCATATTAGTGTATGTGACATTTATATGTGTGCTTGTTGTATCTAAATGGTTATTATGTATGTATCAACAACTAACCTAGGATTATCAGACAAACGAAGGTAACATCGAATGATGTGTTTCAAGAGACGCGAAGAGGGTTGTTCAGCAAGTGCACCAACCATGTTTCCCAAAACTCGACCTACTGCAAAAAACCGTTCAGCCGTGGTGCATATGTAGTCCAAACCCACATCGTCCAACAAGATCTTTTGTACTATAAATGTGGCAACCTGACATCATCAAAGCTTTTTATCAGACTTCTAGAAAGCCAAAGAGATACGGCCATGACTGTAGTTGTCACTTTTGACCCATTTACATATGAATGGGACGAATTGGGCTTTGTTTATCAAAAAATGGGTCAAACCAATTACTGCTATGGAAACTAGTCAAATGGTTCACACATGTTGAAATACAACCGAAGTCTATTTTCAATGCATGCAGCCTCCAAAACCATTTTATTTAATCAAATTAACCAAATATAAAGGTACCAATTTTCAACATATAAAAAGAGAGAAAAAGGTGTAAAAATCTCTACCGTTTTCGACAATTCGCTACCCATTTCCATTGTGCGCAGACATAGGGGGATTATTTCTGTTGAAAGCAGAAAGCTAATAACTTCTGTGTCATCAACCTGGAAAAATAAACGAATGTTGTTCCATATCACAACTTCATAGTATGTAATGTATTACTGAAAAAGTACAAAAAAGGTATAACAGAAGAAAGTAGCAAGACtacatgaataataataataacaaacacAACAAAGTACCTTCACCAGGGCACCAATGACACCTAAGCTAGTAAGCCTCAGATACTCAAATGGCCTCGACTTGCTGGTTGTGTTGAGAAAAGGGTACAGGTATAAAGGAATATGAGCTACAAACAAGAAATTTTCAATATGTTATTTTAGTAAGTCATATGCGTAGACTTGAGTGCAATATAGTAAATATGTTGATCACCTCAGATTTATAGATGTAGCCAGTCTCAACACAATATTTTACTTTATAGTAGATTAGAGGTCAGTTTCGTTAGCATTCTAGAAATAGTAGGATTATGGTCTGCTAATAATTTCAATATGCTAATTTGGTATGTGGCATATTATGACAATCTTACCATTTAAGAACAGCATTCTTGTGTCTGGATGGGAAGCTACACACTGCAAAATATAAAGAAAAGAGGAGACCTGCATCAGCCGATCATTCCAACTAAACAATAACCAAGTTGTAAACTAAGTTCAAACTAAACCGAGATGATTCAGATATTATTTAGTATGAGTTTCAAAAAGGGCACCTGAAGAAGAGCAAGTGCATTGCAGACTCTGTTGGATTGAGCAGGGGTCAAATTGGGAGGCGATAGAAAGGGGTATATTGATACTATCTCCTGCAAGTATACAAGACATGACAACATGCAACATTTAATCAATTATGTAAAGCTTTAACTAACTAGGGATCCCATATATCTATTATACTTCTCAATGATAGAAACTACAATTACCAAGTGAAACAACTATGAACAAATAACAACGTAGAGAAGAATAAACAAAGAATAAAAAATCAATGATATGAAagagtaaaatatatatttatactcgcATTAACATATATCATCCATAACAAATACATATGTAGTAGGGTCCAAATAGTAATCAAGCAACAGGTCATGTGAAACCACCTAAAGTCTTAGGATGTCATGTCCTTCTGAATACGTTCTGAATTGCATAACATGCTTCTTGCTGCAATATTTTTTTGTTTATACAACAAACATATCCGTTTTCCATGTCGGAGGTTTCAAAGAACAGAGCACAACTACTACTGATAGCATAAGAAGGTGAATTTACAACTCCATAAAGATGTACACTACACATTAGCTAACGTGAATGTATTGTAAATCACATAAGACATACCTGTAATAGAGCAGCAATAGTTCCAAATGAGTTCCATAATAATGGAGCTAAATCTTGAAACAACTCTCTCTTCTACAATAATTAAAATTTACAAAATTTTCATCAGGCATAATAATAGTATAAtcttaagtttttttttttcttttttttttgtttttgttttttttgtttttttgttgttgttgttgttgttgttgttgttgttgttgttgtactataAGAAGCAAATTTATACAGAAATTTAAGTATAACGCTGAAGGTATACAAAGCAAAACTATTTATCAAAAAAAAAGCTTTTTGCCCTAATTAGAACCACGGATAATCGAAGTAACAATCAGATACCTCAAATTTGATTCATAATCACGATAACATGTTCGCGGGTTGTACAGTTATGATATACTACTACGAATCATTGAATTTTTAACGAAAATATTATTGAATGAAATGATGaggatatataaattatgtatatgtatatattaaaacaacgAAAATAAAGAAAATTGAGAAAACCTTGGAAAGCTCAAGAAGAGCATTTTCACGTAGATCAGGACTGCTGAGATCGAGTACTAACTGCTCGGCCGACTGCATTTCTGATTCTTATTATTGCCGATGAGGCTAAGTCACATAGAATAGAATGGTATCCTTATTACTTAAATTTATTTATaccaaaaattaaatttttttttttttatagggtCATTGCCAGGTAGCATTGTTTGTAATTTTCTGACTggttgtattttaatttttaatttttaattgagaATGAGA of the Rutidosis leptorrhynchoides isolate AG116_Rl617_1_P2 chromosome 5, CSIRO_AGI_Rlap_v1, whole genome shotgun sequence genome contains:
- the LOC139848170 gene encoding uncharacterized protein, giving the protein MQSAEQLVLDLSSPDLRENALLELSKKRELFQDLAPLLWNSFGTIAALLQEIVSIYPFLSPPNLTPAQSNRVCNALALLQCVASHPDTRMLFLNAHIPLYLYPFLNTTSKSRPFEYLRLTSLGVIGALVKVDDTEVISFLLSTEIIPLCLRTMEMGSELSKTVATFIVQKILLDDVGLDYICTTAERFFAVGRVLGNMVGALAEQPSSRLLKHIIRCYLRLSDNPRACDALRSCLPDMLRDATFSSCLREDPTTRRWLQQLVLNVQGPRVGLQGGGGFDHMLVN